Part of the Candidatus Moraniibacteriota bacterium genome is shown below.
TGAAAATAAAGTTGACTTTCTGATAGCGCCCTTTATAGGCACTTCCTTCCCATCGACAAGCTCTGTCACAGGACTCTCCTTGTATTTATACACCAAATCATCTGCAATATCCTTGGGAAGCTGAATCTCTATTCCCAATTCAGGAATCGGATACCACACTTGTTCCTGCTCAACAACAGGAATCTCTTGCTGTTTCGGTAGTGCTTGCGTCTTCTCTTTTTTTCCATACCAAACCACTCCACTTGCAATTACAGCAAGAAGAAGTGCAAGGCAGACAACGATAATGACCGAGTTTCGTTTCAACTTCATATCGATGAAGCCTATCGGAAGGCGACACATCCGTCAAATCTCCGGGTTATCTCCCTGCCCCCCCGCTGTCAAAAAAAGGCGAAAGAAAACCGCCTTGGAATTTCCAGGCGGTTGGGTCATGAGAATAAGTCAACAAGGAGAATAAAGTCTTCGCCTCTCCCTGAATCATCTAGGAGAACAACTCCCGCTATCGGGTTTATAGAAAATATACAACCCGATGCCCTATGTAACAAGCTGGCAATATCGGGAGACATTGGAAATCTCTTGAGGATATCCGCTCCACAAATATCACTTTCATCGCAATAAAGCAATTGTGCTGCAACACAGAGAAGCACCCGAAAGAATACACCCAACTCAACAGGAGAAAAACCTCTGGAGAACATCTGGAGCGCATTATCCTGACGATACGTCACTCGTTTGGGAAGTGTCGACAGATTACATCCTGCAATATGAGTACTCAGACCAAATGATAATCGCGCCGATGAAACAACCGAACTTTGGTCAGGATCCTTTCTGCGAAAGGTAACTACCCCCCGACATCGTGTCGTACGAATCCTCTGCACATCAACAACACTATCGATAGAGCTATGCGGACCTGTCTTAGCAATGACAAGAACCACGCCAGAAAGACCCACATACTGAACGACCATGTCGTCACTTATTCCAAAAGGAGCGAGAAGCTCTCTCGGCGGCAACTTTGGCTGACGAAATCCATGATCCTCCTCATACTTGCGAACCGCTCCCAAAAAAAGACGGAGAAATGCAGGGACTCCACACTGAATGCCAAACGTTCGCAATGTTTCTTTCATCTCCCATGAGATAGGAACATGCGAAGGTAATTCATGATAGAGAAATGCATTCCCAACCTTTCGCAAGAACTCATAAAAGTGAGAATCATCCCCCTCTTCGTCATCTCTATCAGAGCAACCGAAGAGCCAGTTCAAACTTGAACGTTCCACCATATCGGTACCTCTCGTAGGTCGTAGAAAATCTGGTTGTTAAGAAACTGGCACCTCCGCTCAAAACACTACCCGGGCAAAATCTTTTTTGCCACACTTCACTATCGATGATTTTCCGTTATTTGTCAATACGAAGTCTCTATCGAGCACCTTGGTGCCATCTACCTCGACACCACCCTGCTCAATCTTCCGCCGCGCATCACCCCGACTCGTAGCAAATCCTTCCTGCGCAAGAAAATCGAGCAAACTCATCTCCTGAGAAAGCGTCACCTCTCGAATATCACTCGGAACCTCACGCCGCGAAAATGTCGAGACAAAATACTCCTGTGCCTCGCGCGCCGCTTCTTCACCGTGATATATTTTCACAATTTCAAAGCCAAGCCGGATTTTCGCATCGCGAGGATTCCCTACCTCCATGATATTTCCAACTTCTTCCATCGGCATGCGCGTACAATGAACAAAATAGCTTTCAATCAATTCATCAGGCACGCTCATAACCTTTCCAAACATATCATTCGGCGCATCCGTAAGATTGATTGTATTCCCCCAACTCGAGCTCATCTTGCGCCCATCGATACCGAGAATAAGATTGGTTGTGAGTATATCCTGTGGAGACTTCCCTGCCCGCTCTTGGAGGCGCCGTCCGGCAAGCAAATTAAACCGCTGATCCGTCCCGCCAATTTCTACATCCGCGGAAACAGCGAGACTATCATGTCCCTGCATCAAAGGATAGAGCATTTCCCGAAGCGACACGCGCTTGCCAGTATCAAGACGCTTCCGGATATTTTCACGAGCGATGAATTCCGCTACCGAGAAGACATCTGCTTCTTTCCCAATCTCACCAAATCCCAAATGTGAAAGCCAGGTAGAATTGGCATGAATCTCTACGTGAGTCATGTCAAGGATTTTCCCCGCCTGCTCCGCATAGGTCGCCATGTTGGCATGCACATCCGATTCAGAAAGCATTGGGCGCTCGGATTCCTTATCACTCGTATCACCAATTTGCCCCGTAAAATCACCCACGATAAAAACGATTGTGTGCCCGAGATCCTGAAAATCACGAAGTTTGAGAAGCGGCACGGATCGTCCGAGATGAATATTCTGACTCGTCGGGTCAATACCAAATTTCACACGAAGATTCTCTCCCGAAAGAAGTCGTAGTCGTAAATGTTCCCGATCAATCACCTCCGAAACCCCACGTGTGAGAAGATTATCTATTTGTTTTTCTTTGTCCATAAGAGAGGAAGTAAACCTACTTTTATATCCCCATTTTCCGTCTTGCCAAACGATACTGGTCATCGGACATTTGACCGCTTTTCCGCGCATGTTCGAGTTGCGCCAAAATTTCATCTTTGTGCTTCATGATATTCTTCGGCGTCATCGCTTTCTTGAGCACTTTTTCACGCTCTGCGGGCGACATCTTCATGAGCTGTTTCATGGCGAATTTCTGGAACATGCCCATGTCTTTCGGATCCGGCGCACCCGGCATAGAAGCAAGTTGTTCCTCAAAGCTCCGTTCGTCTTTCTTCTCGACAACAGTTGGCTTCTTTTCTTTATCATCTTTTGACTTCTTTGAAAATGGATTCCACATAAGCATAGAAAATACGTGTGTTATTACCTATTGAGAAATTCTCTTTTTTGTCATCCCAACCAAAGTAACGAGGGAATGCTACGGAAAGATTTCTACCCGCGAGAAGGAATCTTTGTGCAATAGGTAGAGAATGTTTCCGGAAAGATTGAGATTTCTCGACTTCGCTCGGAATGACGCAGGACTATTTTCTCTTCATACCCTTCTTTCTCTTTTTCTGATGGCGCTTCGGAACAGAAGCTATTTGAGCAGGAACTGTATTGAGAGCAACTGGAGCTGATCCCAGAGCACCACTTTCAGCTTCATTGCCCAGAGAAATCGCTTGCGACGCGGCATGACGCGACTCTTTCTTTCCTTCATGCTTTTCCTTTTTTTCTTTCTTCTTTCCGCTATTTGTCAAAGAGGTTTCTGCTTTTCGAAGAAGGCGATTTTTTCGAAAGATATTCCCTGATACGAGAAGTGCTGTTGCAATATAAATAGAAGAATATGTTCCTGCTGTCACACCGACAAGGAGTGCCAGTGAAAATGACCGGATAGATTCGCCCCCAAGAACACTAATAGCAATGAGTACAATAATAACCGTAAATGATGTATTGAAAGATCGTGCAATAGTTTGATTAAGTGAATGATTCACCACCTCTTCAAAATCTTCTGTACCGCCGGAGCGGATGAGATTTTCTCGGATACGATCATACACGACGATAGTATCATTAACCGAATATCCAAGAATAGTGAGGAGTGCCGCGATAAACGGCGCACCCACTTCCATTCCATAAAAATGACCGAACAAAGAAAATGCTCCGAGAGTAATGATAATGTCATGAGCAAGTGCTACGGTCGCCTGAAAGCCATAGTGCCATGATGACACCGGGCGCGACACACCGCGAAACGCCCATGCGATATAGAGAATAATGCCAATCACCGCCAAGAAGAGTGCTGTTATGGCGTTCTTTTTGATACTCTCCGAAACCGATGCGCCAATGAATTCGGAGCGAACAAGCTCGACCGATTCATCGGTTTTCTTCAACTCAGCAAGAACGGCTTCATTTACCGTCTCGTCCGACGAAGCATAGCGGATAAACATCGTGCGATCCCCAGACGGCTGGACAACCAAACTCTCAACACGAGGAACTTCTTTCAAGTGCGTTTCGATAACACCGCGATCTGGGACTTTCCCTTCACTCCACGAGACCTCGAGCAGTGTCCCTCCTCGGAAATCAATACCGAGCTTGAGTCCCCAGACAGAAAGCATGGCAATGCTCGCAATCATGAGCGCCATTGAAAAGGCGTAGAAATATTTTCGTTGTTGGATGAGTCGCTTCATAAAGAGGGTGAGGAAATATCGGGGCGCTTTCGCTTTGGCGCAATGAGGAAGGGGTATTTCTCTGCCCACGAGCCAACCAAGACATCAAGCAGTGTCCGTGTAAGCACAATTGCCGTAAACATCGAAAACAAAACGCCAAGCAAAAGAATAAGAGCAAATCCCTTCACAAAACCCGTCCCAAGCCATATAAGGATAAGACACGTCAGCAATGTCGAATAATTACCATCACGTATCGATGGCCATGCTCGTCGAAATCCCTCCTCAATCGCTTTTGAGAGATGTTTGCCCTGCTTCATTTCTTCCCATGTCCGTTCAAAGATGAGGATATTCGCATCGACCGCCATACCGATTGACAATACAAAACCGGCGATACCCGCAAGCGAAAGTGTGATAGGAAATGGCGTGAGACTCGAGAGTTTGAATACCGCAAAGAGAAGTCCTGCATAGAGCGAAAGCGTAAACGCAGCAACCAAGCCGAAGAATCGGTAATAGAGAATGACAAACAACATCACAGCGCCAATGCCAATCATGCCGGCAAAAAGACTCTGTCGAAGTGAAAGTTCACCCAAAGATGCCGACACGGTTTGCTGTCCGATGAGCGTAATCGGTGCCGGAAGCGCCCCCTCATTGAGTCGCGAGACAAGTGCCTTTGCTTCCGCAAGCGTGTAGTTTCCAGTGATAACCGCCTGTCCATTCGGAATCTCCGCCTGCACTGTCGGTGCACTGATAATCTGCCCGTCCAAGAGAATCGCGATTTGCTTGCCAATATCGCGTTTTGTCAGCTCAGCAAAGAGCTTTGCTCCCTCGGCATCAAACTGAAGCGAGACCTGAGGAAGACCGAGCCCCTGCCCCCCACCATAGTCCACAAATGCGTTCTTGAGATTTTTCCCAGAAAGCCCCGTTGATTTGAATCTCGCCGTCTCAGGAAGTCTCTCAAGAGTTTGTTTTGGGAAGAGAATATGCGAAGCGCGAACTCTATAGTCATCACCCTCGCCTTTTTCATCGGTCTTCTTGATAATGTGCCAGCCAAAAGGCGACTCTACCAAATCCGGCCATACGGTGCCAACTTTGAAATCAGGGTTGAAGAGTACATCATCGAATTCCTTCACAAATTGCCCCTTCGCCACAAAGTCCAAATCTCCGCCCTTGTCAGCAGAACCAGGATCTTTACTCTCTGTCTTTGCCAATTCCGCAAAATCCTCCCCTTTCTTGACGCGCTCAAGCACCACGTCCGCCTGCTTCTTCGAAGCATCGTTCAAAACATCAAGCTGTTTCTGAACTTCCTCGGTGTTGTCCTCTTGGAATTCGAGATACGGCGTTTCTTTGAGCATTTTCTTTGCCTCGTCCACATCCTTGACGCCCGGCAACTCCACGATAATACGGTCTTCGCTCCCCGCACGCGAAAGTTGTACCAAAGGCTCCCCTACACCAAAAGCATTCACTCGTCGCTCTATCACGGCGAGCGCCGCCTGAAGCGCATCGGCGCGCTTCTCTTCGGGAATCTGCGAAGTGTCTACTGCGTATTCGAGGTGAATACCACCCTGCAAATCAAGCCCGAGATTGATACGCAATCCCGAGACTGCCGACCCAAGCCACGGCACGCGCGACACAGCACGCGGATAGGCAATGACTCCCGCAAAAACCGTCAGAAGAATAACTCCGAACAACCGGAGTCGAAGTGAACGTCGTCTATTCATAATACGCCCAGTATACGAAGTTCCTCGACTCCCTGCAACCCTTGACGTTTTTCCAAGTATATGAAAAGGCGGGTGTATTGCTACAACCCGCCTCACTGTTAAACTCTCCTCCTATCCTAGTCCATCTCCTAACTGTAGAGACGAAGCACTATGTCGAGAAGGAGAGAAACGAACGCGACTACAAGGAGAGTCGCTATCAGCTGCTCTTCCGTGAAACGTCTAATAAACTTTTCAAAGATTTTCATCTTACCCTCCAATTAGGAACGATACGAAATCGCTGCTGGCAATCGATGTAGGCACTCAGTGGATACTGCATGGACCATTTCCAACAGTGCAAGTTGGTCAAACGCGTATCAACGAGAGACTCGCCGCTCATGGGCATAATCATTCTTGAAAAAAGATGCCATCCAAAAATGATGAGCAAAACCACCAGAGCGAGCCACCAAAGAAACTTGTCCTCCGATCGAGATCGCATCACCTCGGCGCCTTTCTTGCCTTTGCCGTATTTGTCCGATACCGCTGACTCGCAACGCGATTTTCCCGATTATCGCGATCGTGACGTAACGATACAGCGTGATTCACTTCGGGACGAAGCGCTTCAGCCTCTTGACAAGCGCGATATTCAAGAAATTTCGCTGTTCTCCTTCGGTATACAGCGCGGCATTTTGGAAAAGTTTTTCCAAAATAAAGCGCATCACGCTCCCGATGAGATAGATTTTTCCTCATCTCATCACCAAGGCACTTCCTATACACGAGCAGTGAATTGTCATCTGGCGCATAGAACCGTTCACATACTTCCTTAGGCATTCCATGAGCTTGATAAGGGGAAATTGCCCCCTGAATATCTTGTTTCAATCCATTGAGCGTTCCACAGCCCGAAACTACCACAGCAAAGAAGAACACCACGAGGGACCGGAAAAGACTCATTTTTAAATTACTCCTTTTTGACCGAAATTGGTCCTCTCTTTTTTAGCACAATTCACTTATAAAGTCAAGCTATCTTGACAGAATACGTTGTGCCAGACGGAGGAGCTCTTTGGCATTTTCGAATGTTGCACGTTCAACTGCTGTTTCAAAAGGAAGCCATGCAAAATCAAGATGCTCATCGGACAGTCGGACCGATGTCGAGTCCATACTCTCCGCCAAGAAAAAATGTACGGTTTTGAATATCCACAGTGCGCGACCCTCCTGAAGACGGCGTTTGCGTTCACTCCCCTTCGCGGTGTAGAAGAAATGCACTCTCCGGTGAAAGGGCGCGACCAAGCGCAAGCGCGTCAGACCAGTTTCCTCTTCGGTTTCCCGACGCGCCGCTTCTTCCAATGTTTCGCCCAACTCCACATGTCCCTTGGCAAAGTCCCAGTGCCGATGACGATATTGCAAAAGAAGAAAACGCCGTGTGCTGTCCGACTCGCGCCGAAACACTACTGCTCCCGCCGACACCTCATAGGCAATCGGGAGGCCAAGTACATGATCTATCCCCGGTTTATTGTTGAATAATTTCATACCACTCAAGTACATTTCAAAAAAGAACGGGCTTCTTCGCCACCTTGTCTATTAGAACAGGCTCTCGATGAAGGAAACTCAGATGCTCACGAACAGCCATACTGGCGAGCCTCGCAAAAACATGGTGTTCGCCAAAGCGATCAATGCGCGATTCTTCCACAAGCTTGCCACTATGCCACACGCAAAAAGATTCGCCAGTCGCCACTCGTTTCACATCTCGGGCTTGCCAATCACACGCGAGCGAAAGTCCAAAAGATACACGCTTCCCCGGAAACGACTCGGCAATCTTTCGAAGCCGCATTGAATCACCGTTAAACACGAGAAGACCATCCCGCTTCATGCTTCGCACCAAAAGTCCATATTCTTTCATCATAGCATTGATGTCAGAAAAATGCTCCGCGTATCGCTGTGTCACCCCTGTCAACACGACGATATCTGGATGAACGATGGAGAGAAGATACCGCATATCACCCCGATTCGACATACCAAATTCAAGAACAAGCACCTCGGGGAATGGCCAGTGGAACACGCTACGAATCGATTGAGAGAGGATGGGGAGCCAGGCACGATAGTCGCCATACCCACTCGGAAGTCCGAGTATCGAGAGAGGGAGTCCGACATCTGTATTGAAGTTTCTCGGTGTCACACGCACCGAAAACGGCGCATTTCTCAATACTGCCTGCACCTCGTCTTTTACAAAAGATTTATTCGTCGAACCCGCAAGAGCAATCACTCGAGGACGATGAAGAAAGAGCGTGAGTTTTGCTGCACATTTGAGAAAAGACCGCAAGAAAAATTTCAGAAGAGAACGCATAGAAAAAATGCTTCAACGGAAGAAATGACTCGATTGAAAAAATATCAAAAAGATACACCACTCTCATTGTCTTTCAGAAAAAATCATTTTTTACTTGTCTCCACCTGTTCCAAAAGCCACAAAAAATAATTCTTCCTGAAAAACAATCCTTGCCAACAGACTCTAAAAAGAGCGCGGTCGACATATGGTCTCGATGCGATCGAAAGCACGATTGATTTCTTCTTCTGTCTTACCAAAACTTAACCGGATATGCCCTTCGCCATTGCGACCAAAGGCAACACCTGGCACTGTGACGACCTGCACCGACGCAAGAAGTCCAAGCGCCGTGCGCCACGAGAGACTCTCTGGGAATTCACCACTCTCTTCAAAAAGATCTGCACGCAATACTTTTGGGAACACGTAGTAGGCGCTCGTTGGCTTTTGGTACTGGAAGAATTCCGAGAGCGCATCCAATCGAGAACAGAGAAGATCTCGTCGTGACCGATAGCATTCATTGAACCGAGCCACGTCATCCTCTGCTGTCTCAAGTGCACCCATTGCTGCATATTGTGACACAACCGGTGCGCACGTGACGAGCGAGTCATGCACTTTGAGAATTTCCGCAACGATTGATTGGTCGCTATGCAAATAACCAACCCGCCACCCCGTCATGGCATAGGTCTTGGAAAAGCTAAACAATCGAATCACTCGCTTGCGAAGCGCGGGAATCTCGGCAAGACTAAACAACTTTTCAGCCTCATCAAAAACCAAATCTTTGTACACTTCGTCGGAAATGAGAAAGAGATTGTGCTTTTCGGCGAGACGTGCCAATCCCAAAAGCTGCTCTTTGGTATAGGTCGTACCCGTCGGATTATTGGGATTACAATAGAAAATTGCTTTGGTCTTTGGCGTAATCGCCTGCTCATATTTCTCCAATTCAAACGCCCAACCATTCTCCTCATGAAGCGGAACAAATACCGGGACGCATCCAGCAAGTACGATGACTTCGCGATACGAAGTATAGGTCGGTTCAGGAATAATCACTTCGTCTCCCGGATTTGTGATGGCAAGAATCGTCGCCGTAATACCCTCAATAGACCCGGCTGTCACGACGATTTCTTTCTGCCAATCATAGAACATATTCTCGCGCGCCAGACACACCTCGATAAGCTCACGAAGCTCCGGTAATCCTGGCGAGAGCGAATAGCGCGCGACCACGCCATCACGAAGCGCTCGCTCCACTCGCCGCTTGATACACGAAGGCGTGTCAAAACTCGGCACTCCCTGCGCAAGCGAAATCGCATCCGGAAATTTCGACGCCCGAAGTTCCATTTGCTTGATCACCGAAAGTCGAAGATCTTTGGTTCGTTCAAACACACGCTCTACACAAATAAAATGAAATTCTCGAAAAGCACACACCTGCTATTCCCCGCGTATCGCTCGTATCGGATCTATCTTCGACGCCTTCCATGCCGGATAGGTTCCAAAGACAATACCCGAAAGAAAGGCAAACGCAATGGCAAAAAGGAGATTCCGAAGCGAGAATACGAATGCAAGCGGAAAGCCAAGTGCCGCAATTGCTGAGAAAGCAAAGAAGATAATCACAAACGACAGCACGATGCCAATCACACCACCCGCAATCGCTACCAAGACTGCCTCGACCAAAAACTGCCGCAAAATATCCCGCGGTCGTGCCCCAACCGCCTTGCGCAATCCAATCTCCGGCGTCCGCTCCGCAACCGAAACAAACATCACATTCATAATACCCACCCCGCCAACGACGAGCGATATCGAAGCAAGTGCCACCAAGAGAATCCGTACCGCTCCAAACACCGACTGCACAAGTGTCTGTGCTTCCTTGATCGTCGTCACTGCATAGTCTTCTTGCCCTGCCTTCCGAATATCGTGCCGATCCCGCAAGAGATCATTTATTTCTCGAGCCGTCTCATCGACACGCGACCCATCCTGCGTCGCCACCGTAATGAAGCTCACGTAGTCAACGCCGAGAATTTTCTTCTGCATGGTACGAATCGGAATATACGCGAAATCGTCGAAATTGACAAACCCCGTCGAACCCCGCTCCTTGATCACTCCTGCAACGCGGTATCGCTGACCCTTAATTGTAATCGACTGCCCCACCGCCGAACTCTCTCCGAAAAAAGTTTTCTTCACTCCCGCACCAAGTACAACTGTCTGCGCAATACCCCGATCATCGGCTGTTGAATAGAAACTTCCTTCAGTCAATACGATGTTTTTGTCTATCTGTGGTGCACCTGCCGTCGCCCCAAGGAGAAAAACTTGCTTATTTGTTTCCTGTCGACTCGCGAGCGCCTGTCCAATAATGCCTGCATAGTACCCCAACACATTCGGCAAACGAGCAATGGCATCCGCATCATCGAGCGTAAGTGTCGTCACTTGTATACCCTGTGCAATACCCGCCGCATTCCCCGATGAATTTCGCCCCGCCGAGGGAACTTTTACCTCAACCTGAATACTATTGTCCCCAAAGCTTTTCACCTGATCAAGGACAAATCCTTCAACTGCATCCCCCGCCGACGCCACCGTCATGATGGCGATAGTACCGATAATAACACCAGAGAGTGTGAGAAGCGTCCTTCCGGCATTCGCCGTAAGACTCTTGACCGCAAAAGAAAGCGAAAGAAGAAGCTCATGCATATGTAATCAGAACCAGTAAAAAGCACGCTAACACTCGTATTATACCAGACGAAGAAGTGCTCCCTCCGAACATTTCACTACGAAGTTTTTCTAGGGTACTAGAAAAGAGGTTCTACATTCTTGACGTCACTATTCATACCGAAGTGCTTCCATGGGGGATACTTTGGCGGCGCGGCGAGCGGGGTAGAGTCCGAAGATGATGCCAATGAGAAGTGAGACAATGAAAGCAATGCCCGCAGCTTGGAAAGTAAGAAGAAATGTCCATTCATAGCCTGCCGCACGAATACCGACCGCCGAGAGATAGGTAAGCACCACACCGAGGACGAAGCCAAAGAATCCGCCAAGGAGAGAGAGAAACACTGCCTCGGTGAGAAATTGCACAAGGATATCCGCATCGCGCGCTCCAACTGCCTTGCGCAACCCCACCTCACGGATACGTTGCTTGAGAGCGATGAGCATGATATTCATAATGCCAATACCGCCAACAAAAAGTGAGATACCGGCAACGAAAGAGAGGAAGTATTTGAGCACATCGGTAATCGATCCCAGTATCGAGATAGCATCTGCCGTATTGCGAATCGAAAAATCATCCGGCGATGTAGATTTGATACTGTGTCGATCGCGAAGGAGTGTACGTATCGTAGCAACTGTATACGGAATGTTTTTCTCTTCATCCACCTTGAGTCGCGCGAAGTTCAGATAGTCGATGCCGAGCAAAATTTTCTGCGCCGTTTCGAGTGGGATATATATAGTCGTGTCCGTATTCGAAAAACTTGAGCTTCCTTTCGATTCCAAAACACCGACCACAGTGAAACTCACATCACCCAAAGAAAATCGTTTTCCAATCGGGTCTTCGGTTGAAAATAAATCCGTCGCACGGGTCGATCCCAAAACCGCGACGCGACCAAGTCCGGACGCTTCTTCAACGGAAAAGAAACGCCCCTTTGAAACCGGCAGGTTTTCTACCTGAGGAAGCGCTGCGGATGCCCCCTGATACGACACGGACATCGACTCCCCCTGAAAAGTCGCTATGGCCGATCCCGTCACATACCCCGATCCGGCAACTATGTGCGGCACGCGACTTTTCTGCAAAATCGCATCGAGATCTTTGTTGGTAAATGTCGTCGTAACAACGCCGAAAACACTCGCGGGCGGCCCCTTTGGATCGGACGCACCCGGCAAAACGGCAATGAGGTTTGACCCGACACTACGAA
Proteins encoded:
- a CDS encoding tyrosine--tRNA ligase, coding for MDKEKQIDNLLTRGVSEVIDREHLRLRLLSGENLRVKFGIDPTSQNIHLGRSVPLLKLRDFQDLGHTIVFIVGDFTGQIGDTSDKESERPMLSESDVHANMATYAEQAGKILDMTHVEIHANSTWLSHLGFGEIGKEADVFSVAEFIARENIRKRLDTGKRVSLREMLYPLMQGHDSLAVSADVEIGGTDQRFNLLAGRRLQERAGKSPQDILTTNLILGIDGRKMSSSWGNTINLTDAPNDMFGKVMSVPDELIESYFVHCTRMPMEEVGNIMEVGNPRDAKIRLGFEIVKIYHGEEAAREAQEYFVSTFSRREVPSDIREVTLSQEMSLLDFLAQEGFATSRGDARRKIEQGGVEVDGTKVLDRDFVLTNNGKSSIVKCGKKDFARVVF
- the secF gene encoding protein translocase subunit SecF, yielding MKRLIQQRKYFYAFSMALMIASIAMLSVWGLKLGIDFRGGTLLEVSWSEGKVPDRGVIETHLKEVPRVESLVVQPSGDRTMFIRYASSDETVNEAVLAELKKTDESVELVRSEFIGASVSESIKKNAITALFLAVIGIILYIAWAFRGVSRPVSSWHYGFQATVALAHDIIITLGAFSLFGHFYGMEVGAPFIAALLTILGYSVNDTIVVYDRIRENLIRSGGTEDFEEVVNHSLNQTIARSFNTSFTVIIVLIAISVLGGESIRSFSLALLVGVTAGTYSSIYIATALLVSGNIFRKNRLLRKAETSLTNSGKKKEKKEKHEGKKESRHAASQAISLGNEAESGALGSAPVALNTVPAQIASVPKRHQKKRKKGMKRK
- the secD gene encoding protein translocase subunit SecD, translated to MNRRRSLRLRLFGVILLTVFAGVIAYPRAVSRVPWLGSAVSGLRINLGLDLQGGIHLEYAVDTSQIPEEKRADALQAALAVIERRVNAFGVGEPLVQLSRAGSEDRIIVELPGVKDVDEAKKMLKETPYLEFQEDNTEEVQKQLDVLNDASKKQADVVLERVKKGEDFAELAKTESKDPGSADKGGDLDFVAKGQFVKEFDDVLFNPDFKVGTVWPDLVESPFGWHIIKKTDEKGEGDDYRVRASHILFPKQTLERLPETARFKSTGLSGKNLKNAFVDYGGGQGLGLPQVSLQFDAEGAKLFAELTKRDIGKQIAILLDGQIISAPTVQAEIPNGQAVITGNYTLAEAKALVSRLNEGALPAPITLIGQQTVSASLGELSLRQSLFAGMIGIGAVMLFVILYYRFFGLVAAFTLSLYAGLLFAVFKLSSLTPFPITLSLAGIAGFVLSIGMAVDANILIFERTWEEMKQGKHLSKAIEEGFRRAWPSIRDGNYSTLLTCLILIWLGTGFVKGFALILLLGVLFSMFTAIVLTRTLLDVLVGSWAEKYPFLIAPKRKRPDISSPSL
- a CDS encoding NUDIX domain-containing protein, with protein sequence MKLFNNKPGIDHVLGLPIAYEVSAGAVVFRRESDSTRRFLLLQYRHRHWDFAKGHVELGETLEEAARRETEEETGLTRLRLVAPFHRRVHFFYTAKGSERKRRLQEGRALWIFKTVHFFLAESMDSTSVRLSDEHLDFAWLPFETAVERATFENAKELLRLAQRILSR
- a CDS encoding pyridoxal phosphate-dependent aminotransferase; protein product: MFERTKDLRLSVIKQMELRASKFPDAISLAQGVPSFDTPSCIKRRVERALRDGVVARYSLSPGLPELRELIEVCLARENMFYDWQKEIVVTAGSIEGITATILAITNPGDEVIIPEPTYTSYREVIVLAGCVPVFVPLHEENGWAFELEKYEQAITPKTKAIFYCNPNNPTGTTYTKEQLLGLARLAEKHNLFLISDEVYKDLVFDEAEKLFSLAEIPALRKRVIRLFSFSKTYAMTGWRVGYLHSDQSIVAEILKVHDSLVTCAPVVSQYAAMGALETAEDDVARFNECYRSRRDLLCSRLDALSEFFQYQKPTSAYYVFPKVLRADLFEESGEFPESLSWRTALGLLASVQVVTVPGVAFGRNGEGHIRLSFGKTEEEINRAFDRIETICRPRSF
- a CDS encoding ABC transporter permease, with the protein product MHELLLSLSFAVKSLTANAGRTLLTLSGVIIGTIAIMTVASAGDAVEGFVLDQVKSFGDNSIQVEVKVPSAGRNSSGNAAGIAQGIQVTTLTLDDADAIARLPNVLGYYAGIIGQALASRQETNKQVFLLGATAGAPQIDKNIVLTEGSFYSTADDRGIAQTVVLGAGVKKTFFGESSAVGQSITIKGQRYRVAGVIKERGSTGFVNFDDFAYIPIRTMQKKILGVDYVSFITVATQDGSRVDETAREINDLLRDRHDIRKAGQEDYAVTTIKEAQTLVQSVFGAVRILLVALASISLVVGGVGIMNVMFVSVAERTPEIGLRKAVGARPRDILRQFLVEAVLVAIAGGVIGIVLSFVIIFFAFSAIAALGFPLAFVFSLRNLLFAIAFAFLSGIVFGTYPAWKASKIDPIRAIRGE
- a CDS encoding ABC transporter permease, whose product is MFRRIFQSIRVAVRNLSAAKGRTFLTVLGMVIGIAAVFLVMSIGASAQDFILGQIRSVGSNLIAVLPGASDPKGPPASVFGVVTTTFTNKDLDAILQKSRVPHIVAGSGYVTGSAIATFQGESMSVSYQGASAALPQVENLPVSKGRFFSVEEASGLGRVAVLGSTRATDLFSTEDPIGKRFSLGDVSFTVVGVLESKGSSSFSNTDTTIYIPLETAQKILLGIDYLNFARLKVDEEKNIPYTVATIRTLLRDRHSIKSTSPDDFSIRNTADAISILGSITDVLKYFLSFVAGISLFVGGIGIMNIMLIALKQRIREVGLRKAVGARDADILVQFLTEAVFLSLLGGFFGFVLGVVLTYLSAVGIRAAGYEWTFLLTFQAAGIAFIVSLLIGIIFGLYPARRAAKVSPMEALRYE